ATCCTGCTGTACTGGCTGGACGTAGAGATACGCGACGACGACCGCGAGAACGCCGATCGCTCCAGCGACGAGCGGCCCCACAACGAACGGATCGGACAGTGCGTCTCCGAGAAACTCGACGACAGTAACGTCTTGCTCCTGATCGACGACGTACTCCTCGTGGGCGTTCGCCGAGCCAGCGAGCGACAGCCACAGGGCAAGCGAGGCGACGATCGATGCCAGCAGTACCCACAGGCGTCGCGAAGCAAACGAGATCATACAGTCTGTACTAGTCACCAGCCATCAAGTATCCCGTCGGTCGACCAGTGCAGCGAGAGCGGAGCCCGATTCAGACGTCGAAGACAACGTAGGCGTACCACTCCCCCTCGCGCTCTTCGACGACCATCTCCGAGTACGTGACCGCTTTGACCTCCCGGGCGGTTACCGCGGACAGCGGAACACCTCGTGCGGATCCGTCGAGCGTCCACTCGCCCGACTGTTCGGTGATGGTCGCCTCGTTGTCGACCGGCAGTACCGATCGGACATCGCGCTCGT
This genomic window from Natranaeroarchaeum aerophilus contains:
- a CDS encoding archease, coding for MSYELREHTADIAVEASGETFAAVAAAVADGLAAAMCESVPEEGDRFSLSVAAESREALLFEYLDELIYERDVRSVLPVDNEATITEQSGEWTLDGSARGVPLSAVTAREVKAVTYSEMVVEEREGEWYAYVVFDV